One part of the Alosa alosa isolate M-15738 ecotype Scorff River chromosome 4, AALO_Geno_1.1, whole genome shotgun sequence genome encodes these proteins:
- the LOC125292997 gene encoding taste receptor type 1 member 1-like: MRFTIEEINNSSTLLPNITLGYHIIDHCTDTHNFPDILHLFSANGSAKVMQIFNHHHSQVISFIGAFSSTETITLAPMFMTDLIPMVSYGASSSTLSDKLVYPSFIRTTPSNKNQIELIIHIIKHFGWNWVAFIGSKSEYSENGFQMFFEMIKNTNICLGYQELLDDITELNTTFHRIDTLQINVIILFIEELFAQKIITSSVQLNVPNKVWIASDSWSMSNHLLRLQGIQTIGTIIGVTPKVVPLPGFNEFIYQSQHRADSVHSAEDFCNQACDNCSSVTPEDVINENPSYNFPIYSAVYTIAMALHNVLQCNHSGCNYSCTVYPYMLLQEIKHLQFHLNEFFIYFDKNLDPPARYSIVFWHTSNHSVKIKQIGTYSNYPVSNLTIFDTHLHWHDSGLVPFSNCSAECKPGHVRQKNGLHQCCFICVECPSNKYANHTADLYSCLKCDQYEWSEAGSTSCQTRSMEYLRFSDSYSIVLMVFASSFMLLCLGVAVLFAMHRSTPVVRSAGGSTCFLMLGCLAASATSAFFYFSEMSIFSCITRDLVFVFFYTVCLSCLFIRSFQIICIFKMATHLPKVHAWWVKHNGQWLVVAALSHLQLLLCTVWMATSPPLPGEDTSFKDQIVLKCNAKSSHVISYVPLSFMVILSGLCFCFSYMGTDLPKNYNEAKAITFSMLLFYLSGAIFLTADLISSTKYVQVVKIVVKLTCLYGIMFSYFIPKSFIIVFQPAKNTQEYFQASIQSYTQTISKM, encoded by the exons ATGAGGTTTACTATTGAGGAGATCAACAACTCCAGCACCCTCCTGCCTAACATAACCCTTGGTTACCATATCATTGATCACTGCACCGATACTCACAATTTCCCGGACATCCTCCATTTATTCTCTGCTAACGGCTCTGCGAAAGTCATGCAGATTTTTAACCACCACCACTCTCAAGTTATCAGCTTCATTGGTGCCTTCAGTAGCACTGAAACTATAACTCTGGCTCCAATGTTCATGACGGACCTGATTCCAAtg GTCAGTTATGGAGCCAGCAGTTCTACTCTCAGTGATAAACTGGTGTATCCATCCTTCATAAGGACCACGCCTAGCAATAAAAATCAGATTGAACTCATCATTCACATCATTAAGCATTTTGGTTGGAACTGGGTGGCGTTCATTGGCTCCAAATCTGAATACAGTGAGAATGgctttcagatgttttttgaaatgattaaaaacacaaacatctgCCTGGGTTACCAAGAGCTACTCGACGACATAACAGAGTTGAACACAACATTTCATAGAATAGACACACTCCAGATTAATGTCATCATCCTTTTCATTGAGGAACTCTTTGCTCAGAAAATTATCACCTCCTCAGTACAACTAAATGTTCCCAATAAAGTCTGGATTGCTAGTGATTCCTGGTCCATGAGCAACCACTTGCTCAGACTCCAGGGAATACAAACAATCGGCACTATTATTGGTGTGACACCAAAAGTTGTGCCTCTACCTGGCTTTAATGAGTTCATTTACCAGTCACAACACAGAGCTGATTCTGTCCATAGCGCTGAAGACTTCTGCAACCAGGCCTGTGATAACTGTTCCTCAGTCACCCCAGAGGATGTCATCAATGAAAACCCCAGCTACAATTTCCCTATTTATTCTGCTGTGTACACCATTGCGATGGCTTTACACAACGTTCTACAGTGCAACCACTCAGGATGCAACTACAGTTGCACAGTCTACCCCTACATG CTTCTACAGGAAATCAAACACTTGCAGTTCCACCTGAATGAgtttttcatatattttgacAAGAATTTGGACCCACCTGCACGTTACTCTATTGTGTTCTGGCACACCAGTAATCACTCTGTAAAGATTAAGCAGATTGGCACATACAGCAACTATCCTGTGTCAAATCTGACTATTTTCGACACACATCTACATTGGCATGACAGTGGACTG GTGCCATTCTCCAACTGCTCTGCTGAGTGTAAGCCAGGACATGTGCGGCAGAAGAATGGTCTTCATCaatgctgtttcatttgtgtGGAATGCCCCAGCAACAAATATGCCAACCATACAG CTGACCTCTACTCTTGTCTGAAGTGTGACCAGTATGAGTGGTCTGAGGCTGGAAGCACGTCATGCCAGACACGTTCCATGGAATACCTCCGTTTCTCTGATAGCTACTCCATTGTCCTCATGGTCTTTGCATCCTCCTTCATGCTCCTGTGTCTGGGGGTGGCCGTGCTGTTTGCCATGCACCGCTCCACGCCTGTAGTGCGGTCAGCAGGGGGCAGTACGTGCTTCCTGATGCTGGGCTGCCTCGCCGCTTCCGCCACCAGTGCCTTCTTCTACTTCAGCGAGATGTCAATCTTCAGCTGCATAACTAGAGACTTAGTATTTGTCTTCTTCTACACCGTGTGCTTGTCCTGCCTTTTTATCCGCTCCTTCCAGATCATCtgcattttcaagatggccaccCACCTGCCCAAAGTGCACGCATGGTGGGTGAAGCACAACGGCCAGTGGTTGGTGGTGGCTGCCCTCTCTCACCTCCAGCTCCTGCTCTGTACCGTCTGGATGGCCACCAGTCCCCCTTTGCCAGGAGAGGACACATCATTCAAAGACCAGATTGTCctgaaatgtaatgccaaatcATCTCATGTCATCTCATATGTCCCTCTCAGTTTCATGGTAATCCTCAGTGGTCTCTGTTTCTGCTTCTCATACATGGGAACAGACCTGCCCAAGAACTATAATGAGGCCAAAGCCATCACTTTCAGCATGTTGCTGTTTTATCTGAGCGGGGCCATTTTCCTTACAGCTGACCTGATATCTAGCACCAAGTATGTGCAGGTGGTGAAGATCGTGGTTAAGCTGACCTGTTTGTATGGCATTATGTTCAGTTACTTCATCCCGAAGTCTTTTATCATTGTCTTTCAGCCTGCAAAGAACACACAGGAGTATTTCCAAGCCAGCATTCAGAGTTACACACAAACTATAAGTAAAATGTAG